A window from Maridesulfovibrio ferrireducens encodes these proteins:
- a CDS encoding ankyrin repeat domain-containing protein, with amino-acid sequence MRNVNVFQISVIMLSILCAATPLFAKGNKDTRPPLYRAINQNDFAKAKAAIQLGADVNAIYDRDSMLCWALRNENTDITKLILQSPRVNVNQRSVSYDAWGEWERTPLILASHMGQAEMVSILLQKGAKPNEKDRTDSTPESRGNTALIKAAQRDHADVIKVLVTQGAGLNIHAQTKNGQTALWFISECEDLETLKFLHEHGAKINIADNHGSSVLVTTFLHKNREVLDYLFANGADINHVNHSGITPLMDAILLLGDDNAKTVFNFIQNFLTLNPKLDLQKIVNNNGGCAALHLTARFGFVDCANLLLKNGASINLKSLDTGRTPLHVAASANHIDMAKCLIEHNAKLELVDKTGSTPLIVAVIHSDADMVRVLVNAGADINTKSTANILVTPLIKAASNPDPFKHKANLAIIKALLSGKGNVDFQAGNGNTALMSAAQQSNTSQGYERAALLISKDAKLDIVNDKDETALMLAAGAGNEKLVKLLLDKGADAQMKNGAGETVMSYANRAGNKDSAKLLKSQGVKPASPIVRESVIVDALIGTWRGFQDGLPQAIYTVALNKNGNFNFNSKLTPEILKQFPKGTMKATIAAQKGTYTFNGDTMIWNPVGAPPTSMKWKLVKGMLIIDNKIRLNKIK; translated from the coding sequence GTGAGAAATGTGAATGTGTTTCAGATATCGGTGATAATGTTATCTATATTGTGTGCGGCAACTCCGCTTTTCGCAAAAGGGAATAAAGATACTCGGCCACCTCTGTATAGAGCCATCAACCAAAACGATTTCGCCAAGGCTAAAGCTGCCATTCAGCTCGGAGCAGATGTGAACGCCATCTATGACCGCGATTCCATGCTGTGCTGGGCTCTACGAAACGAGAATACAGATATTACAAAGCTGATCTTGCAGTCTCCCAGAGTGAACGTAAACCAGCGCAGTGTGAGTTATGACGCTTGGGGCGAATGGGAGCGTACGCCGCTCATCCTTGCATCGCACATGGGACAGGCGGAGATGGTCAGTATCTTGTTGCAGAAAGGTGCCAAACCAAACGAGAAGGACCGGACGGACAGCACCCCTGAATCGCGGGGTAATACCGCACTCATAAAAGCCGCGCAACGGGATCATGCCGACGTAATCAAGGTGCTTGTCACCCAAGGAGCGGGGCTTAATATCCACGCGCAGACTAAGAATGGCCAAACTGCACTTTGGTTTATTTCCGAATGCGAAGACCTTGAGACTTTAAAGTTTCTGCACGAACATGGTGCGAAGATCAACATTGCGGACAATCATGGTTCGTCCGTACTCGTAACTACGTTTCTTCACAAGAATCGTGAAGTGCTTGATTACCTCTTTGCCAACGGTGCGGACATCAACCATGTCAACCATAGTGGAATTACCCCACTCATGGATGCCATTTTACTGCTTGGTGACGATAATGCAAAAACCGTGTTCAATTTCATACAAAATTTTCTGACCTTAAATCCGAAGTTAGACTTGCAGAAGATTGTGAATAACAATGGAGGATGTGCCGCGCTGCATCTTACAGCACGTTTTGGCTTTGTGGATTGCGCGAATCTCCTGCTGAAAAATGGTGCCTCCATCAATTTGAAGAGTCTGGACACGGGTAGAACTCCGTTACATGTGGCCGCAAGCGCGAATCATATCGACATGGCAAAATGCCTGATCGAGCACAACGCTAAACTTGAACTTGTAGATAAAACCGGGTCCACGCCGCTCATCGTCGCCGTGATTCATTCAGATGCGGACATGGTGAGGGTGCTCGTCAATGCTGGCGCGGATATTAATACGAAATCAACCGCCAACATTCTTGTTACCCCGCTGATAAAAGCCGCTTCGAATCCTGATCCTTTCAAGCACAAAGCCAACCTTGCGATCATCAAGGCCCTCTTGTCCGGCAAAGGCAACGTTGATTTTCAGGCCGGAAACGGAAATACCGCGCTTATGAGCGCAGCTCAGCAATCCAACACATCGCAAGGGTACGAGCGGGCAGCCTTATTGATCAGCAAAGACGCAAAGCTCGACATTGTGAACGATAAGGACGAGACAGCGTTGATGCTTGCGGCCGGCGCGGGCAATGAAAAGCTTGTCAAACTACTCTTGGACAAGGGTGCGGATGCTCAAATGAAGAATGGCGCTGGCGAAACGGTCATGAGCTACGCCAATCGTGCGGGCAACAAGGACAGCGCAAAACTACTCAAATCACAAGGGGTCAAACCCGCCTCCCCCATCGTCCGGGAGAGTGTCATCGTGGATGCGCTTATCGGTACTTGGAGGGGCTTTCAGGACGGACTTCCGCAGGCCATCTACACCGTAGCTTTGAACAAGAACGGAAACTTCAATTTTAATTCGAAGTTAACGCCGGAAATTCTAAAGCAATTTCCCAAAGGGACCATGAAAGCGACAATAGCCGCCCAGAAAGGGACGTATACGTTCAATGGCGACACTATGATCTGGAATCCAGTGGGTGCTCCGCCAACATCCATGAAGTGGAAATTGGTGAAGGGCATGTTGATCATCGACAATAAAATACGGTTGAATAAGATCAAATAG
- a CDS encoding amidohydrolase family protein — protein sequence MLDLIVKNATIDGQKNLVDIGCNDGKIVEISAAIKAEAIEFIDAEGQFVTSPFVDSHFHMDATLSMGMPRLNQSGTLLEGIKIWGELKPNLTPEGLKKRALKLITWSIAKGNLAIRSHVDTTDPTLMAVDVLLEVREEMKEFIDIQLVAFPQDGVLRCNEGLPLIQRALDKGVDVVGGIPHFERTMDDGRKSIELLCEIAAKRGLMVDMHCDESDDPHSRHIETLTYQTQRLGLQGRVTGSHLTSMHSMDNYYVSKLLPLMAEAQMNCVCNPLVNMNLQGRHDTYPKRRGLMRVPELMAQGINVSLGHDDVMDPWYPMGTHDMLEVAHMGTHALHMTGVNQQESLFDAITINGAKTLNLEGYGLSSGCNADIVVLQATSKMEAMRLHPTRLYVIRRGKIISQTPKVVANVTMGDDIHSVDFQ from the coding sequence ATGCTCGACCTTATCGTCAAAAACGCCACTATCGATGGACAAAAAAATCTTGTTGACATCGGTTGCAATGATGGAAAAATTGTTGAAATTTCCGCAGCAATTAAAGCGGAGGCCATTGAATTTATTGACGCAGAAGGACAATTCGTTACATCTCCTTTCGTGGATTCACATTTTCACATGGACGCCACGCTTTCCATGGGCATGCCTCGTCTGAACCAGTCAGGCACTCTGCTGGAAGGAATCAAAATTTGGGGAGAACTTAAACCCAATTTGACGCCCGAAGGGCTTAAGAAACGAGCCCTCAAGCTAATTACTTGGTCCATTGCGAAAGGAAATCTTGCCATCAGATCACATGTAGACACAACGGACCCGACTCTCATGGCTGTAGATGTTTTGCTCGAAGTCCGTGAAGAAATGAAAGAGTTCATTGATATCCAGCTTGTAGCTTTTCCACAAGACGGAGTACTTCGCTGTAATGAAGGACTACCCCTTATACAAAGAGCTTTGGACAAAGGGGTGGACGTGGTAGGCGGCATTCCGCATTTTGAACGAACTATGGACGATGGTCGTAAATCAATAGAGTTGCTCTGTGAGATAGCGGCAAAGCGCGGTCTGATGGTGGACATGCATTGTGATGAATCAGACGATCCTCATTCTCGCCATATTGAAACGCTGACTTACCAGACTCAGCGGCTCGGTTTGCAGGGGCGTGTCACGGGCTCTCACTTGACCAGTATGCATTCTATGGATAATTATTATGTTTCAAAACTTCTGCCCCTCATGGCTGAGGCGCAAATGAACTGTGTGTGCAATCCGCTGGTAAACATGAATCTTCAAGGACGACACGATACCTACCCTAAACGGCGCGGGCTAATGCGTGTTCCCGAACTCATGGCTCAGGGTATCAACGTATCACTTGGACATGATGATGTTATGGACCCGTGGTATCCCATGGGAACCCATGATATGCTTGAAGTCGCGCATATGGGAACTCACGCTCTGCACATGACAGGCGTAAACCAGCAGGAATCTCTCTTTGATGCCATAACGATCAATGGCGCCAAAACTCTTAATCTTGAAGGATACGGACTCTCCTCCGGTTGCAACGCCGACATAGTGGTGCTTCAAGCCACTTCAAAGATGGAAGCTATGCGCCTTCACCCAACGAGGCTCTACGTTATTCGTCGAGGTAAAATCATAAGTCAAACTCCTAAAGTCGTAGCCAACGTTACTATGGGTGACGATATACACAGCGTGGACTTTCAGTAG
- a CDS encoding carbon-nitrogen hydrolase family protein, with protein MKTLIALLLCMLLPIVAFAGAPTPDCCTPDYDQTVLDGYRKLMVQSSVYQTLPPKGKGLRLGIYQAQADYGPGASLKNMNRLEKVAQMAKAQGVQLLAFPELYVTGYTLSPDEAKKVAELSDGPSITRAKKIAAKLNMAMLVPYAEKVKTKNGFLYFDSIAVINEKGELVTSYKKTHLYGQQERDNWSFGSEPPPVFKTFGFPVGVLNCYENEFPELSRILALNGAKLIVGPTAADCYYRLPNGKRSAVPYPDISTVMLPAYAYANNVFFAYANRAGYEKRGNDEWHYRGNSIIIGPHGDVIIGAKHQQDTLLISDCIPEYYGMTHPAPKYNYLRDRRPDLYTPLIAPKANLPGGWTYPTFKNGKEIGREQ; from the coding sequence ATGAAGACTCTTATCGCCTTATTATTATGTATGCTGTTGCCGATCGTAGCGTTTGCCGGTGCCCCCACTCCGGATTGCTGCACCCCGGATTATGACCAGACCGTATTGGACGGCTATCGCAAGCTGATGGTTCAAAGTTCGGTCTATCAAACCCTGCCGCCTAAAGGTAAGGGACTCCGACTGGGCATTTATCAGGCTCAGGCCGACTATGGCCCCGGCGCAAGTCTCAAGAATATGAATCGGCTGGAAAAGGTTGCACAGATGGCTAAAGCTCAAGGAGTTCAGCTTCTGGCCTTTCCAGAACTCTACGTGACCGGTTATACTCTGAGCCCGGATGAAGCAAAAAAGGTGGCAGAGTTATCCGATGGCCCCAGCATCACCAGAGCCAAAAAAATAGCCGCCAAGTTGAATATGGCGATGCTCGTCCCATACGCCGAGAAGGTCAAAACCAAAAACGGATTTCTATATTTCGATTCCATCGCAGTGATCAATGAAAAAGGCGAATTGGTGACCAGTTACAAAAAAACGCACTTATACGGACAACAGGAACGTGACAACTGGTCCTTCGGCAGTGAACCTCCGCCAGTATTTAAAACCTTCGGTTTTCCCGTGGGCGTGCTGAATTGCTATGAAAATGAATTCCCGGAACTCTCGCGGATCCTTGCTCTCAATGGCGCCAAGCTCATTGTCGGGCCCACTGCCGCAGATTGCTACTACAGACTGCCCAACGGCAAACGAAGTGCAGTTCCCTACCCCGACATTTCCACTGTGATGCTTCCCGCATATGCTTACGCCAATAACGTATTTTTCGCTTACGCCAACCGCGCAGGCTATGAAAAACGCGGAAATGATGAATGGCATTATCGCGGCAACAGCATCATTATCGGTCCCCACGGAGATGTGATCATCGGAGCGAAACACCAGCAGGACACCCTGTTGATATCGGATTGTATCCCAGAATACTACGGCATGACCCACCCTGCGCCCAAGTACAATTACCTCAGGGATAGACGCCCGGATTTATACACACCGCTCATAGCCCCCAAAGCGAACCTGCCCGGAGGATGGACATACCCCACCTTTAAAAATGGAAAAGAAATCGGTCGCGAACAATAA
- a CDS encoding GNAT family N-acetyltransferase yields MKYIIEEIQQVHDSDVCRIIKKVGAEYGAIGDGFGPSDPEVSSMSKYYKDENKSVYLVATIEGTVVGGSGLAPFNNSPDVCELRKLFLLPESRGLGIGKDLMQRCLNFARSKGYKQCYLDTLSSMKSAIVLYEKLGFTHLEKPLDGTIHGGCDIWMLKEL; encoded by the coding sequence ATGAAATATATTATTGAAGAAATTCAACAAGTTCATGATAGTGATGTTTGCCGAATCATCAAAAAAGTTGGTGCAGAGTATGGCGCCATTGGTGATGGTTTTGGTCCTTCAGATCCAGAAGTATCCTCAATGAGCAAGTATTATAAGGATGAGAACAAAAGTGTTTATTTAGTTGCTACCATTGAGGGAACTGTTGTGGGAGGCAGTGGACTTGCACCATTTAACAATAGTCCCGACGTGTGTGAACTACGCAAATTATTTTTACTGCCGGAAAGCCGCGGGTTAGGTATTGGTAAAGATTTGATGCAGAGGTGTCTAAATTTTGCCCGTTCCAAAGGCTACAAGCAATGTTATTTAGACACATTATCTAGTATGAAATCAGCAATAGTACTTTATGAAAAACTTGGTTTTACACATTTGGAGAAACCTCTGGATGGCACCATTCATGGAGGCTGTGATATCTGGATGTTAAAAGAACTGTGA
- a CDS encoding class I SAM-dependent methyltransferase: protein MNEVKLQDVDWVKEWRENMSQMNEISSVDYWNGRADDYDDFICTSEFSYGYEIVRILEDNKVLGPDLSVLEIASGVGAVTIPLARKALKVTGIEPAQEMAARLAKNSKAAGVDNIEVKLMTGQEYAEGVQSSDHGLSLLCHASWQFPEIAEIASMMENGSSEWCCICDTALDRDSESAKLQKELGVVSSSFDRVEGLYNGLKVLERKPKIKSFDYTMRRSVDSAYSMLTKVLSKQRVPTESDVKLINDHIERHSEDGVYNEPGKMSVIWWRKE, encoded by the coding sequence ATGAACGAAGTCAAGTTACAGGATGTCGATTGGGTTAAAGAGTGGCGTGAAAATATGAGCCAAATGAATGAAATCAGTAGTGTTGATTACTGGAATGGTCGCGCTGATGACTATGACGATTTTATCTGCACTTCAGAATTTTCTTATGGATATGAAATTGTCAGGATACTTGAAGATAATAAAGTTCTCGGGCCGGATTTATCCGTGCTTGAAATTGCATCCGGTGTCGGGGCCGTTACAATTCCGCTTGCACGAAAAGCTTTGAAAGTAACCGGTATTGAGCCTGCTCAGGAAATGGCTGCAAGGCTGGCGAAAAACTCCAAAGCGGCTGGAGTTGATAATATTGAAGTGAAACTTATGACCGGGCAGGAGTACGCAGAAGGTGTCCAGTCATCAGATCACGGGTTGAGTCTTTTATGTCATGCTTCATGGCAGTTTCCTGAGATAGCCGAGATTGCATCGATGATGGAGAACGGGAGCAGTGAATGGTGCTGTATTTGCGACACTGCGCTTGATCGTGATTCGGAAAGTGCCAAATTACAGAAAGAATTAGGTGTTGTTTCAAGTTCATTTGATCGGGTGGAAGGTCTTTATAACGGCCTTAAGGTTTTAGAGCGAAAGCCTAAAATAAAATCCTTTGATTATACTATGAGAAGATCTGTTGATTCAGCATACAGTATGCTCACCAAAGTTTTATCTAAGCAGCGGGTTCCCACTGAGAGCGATGTTAAATTGATTAATGATCATATCGAACGGCATTCTGAAGATGGTGTTTACAATGAACCGGGTAAGATGAGTGTGATTTGGTGGCGCAAGGAATAG
- a CDS encoding ABC transporter substrate-binding protein, with amino-acid sequence MKCINLKSILLTALLILIAASAYADGGTLRVGSPWGPKTLDVHKSGYVFQRIGITESMVGVDFNLKFTPLLAEKWSISDDKLTWTFNLRKGVKFHDGTLLTAPIMVDNLKRLMKVGSLLKSIPIESITAENDLVLKIKTSKPFAPLPAYLSKGEASALAPSSFDANGKVIKPVGTGPFAFESCKLKDSITTKRFDEYWGPQKAKVDKVIYKGIPDTMTRTAMMKSGELDIAQILPPEAIASLKSYGKKIQTKPIGRTRIVGFNLEKGPFTDKKVRLAVNYAINRQDLVDYVLEGIGEPAVSLFPPVIFWANTKLEGFPYSPEKAKQLLAEADWKDTDGDGIIDKNGTPFEVKLVTYTERATLPPTAEVMQSQLQKVGIKTNLVVVQSDAAKKIRDSGDFGMFLVGRNLLFVSDPDYNLNADYFSTLTVKPGWGAYHYNNPEVDKLLTQGRHEFDTDKRKKIYDKIQAILLEDAPMAYLNYYTNIDAVGPNVKGYVMHPVEQCFHLERIELN; translated from the coding sequence ATGAAATGTATTAATTTAAAATCAATTTTACTTACAGCTCTACTAATCTTAATTGCCGCATCGGCGTATGCTGATGGAGGAACGCTTAGAGTCGGTTCTCCGTGGGGCCCAAAAACATTGGATGTCCACAAGTCCGGCTACGTTTTTCAAAGAATAGGCATAACTGAATCTATGGTAGGAGTGGACTTCAATCTTAAATTCACACCGCTTCTAGCTGAAAAATGGTCCATTTCTGACGATAAGCTGACATGGACATTCAATCTGAGAAAAGGTGTAAAATTTCACGATGGAACACTTTTAACAGCTCCAATAATGGTGGATAACTTGAAGAGACTCATGAAAGTCGGATCTCTCCTGAAGTCCATCCCCATTGAATCAATTACAGCTGAAAATGACCTTGTATTAAAAATCAAAACATCCAAACCGTTTGCCCCGCTCCCTGCATATCTTTCTAAAGGTGAAGCATCCGCACTGGCCCCGTCTTCCTTTGATGCAAACGGAAAAGTTATCAAGCCTGTCGGCACCGGCCCGTTTGCTTTTGAATCATGCAAACTCAAAGATTCCATAACTACCAAAAGGTTTGACGAATATTGGGGACCGCAGAAAGCAAAGGTTGATAAAGTAATTTATAAAGGTATTCCTGATACAATGACCCGCACAGCCATGATGAAGTCAGGAGAGCTTGATATTGCGCAAATCCTGCCACCTGAAGCAATTGCTTCTCTCAAAAGCTATGGCAAAAAAATTCAGACCAAGCCTATCGGACGCACACGCATTGTCGGATTCAACCTTGAAAAGGGGCCCTTCACAGATAAAAAAGTAAGACTCGCGGTAAACTATGCCATTAACCGTCAAGACCTTGTTGATTATGTTCTCGAAGGTATCGGAGAACCGGCAGTTTCATTGTTTCCTCCGGTAATTTTCTGGGCAAACACGAAGCTTGAAGGTTTCCCATATTCACCGGAAAAAGCAAAACAGCTTCTTGCTGAAGCTGACTGGAAAGATACTGACGGGGACGGAATAATCGATAAAAACGGAACCCCGTTCGAAGTTAAACTCGTCACCTACACTGAAAGGGCAACTCTTCCTCCAACTGCGGAAGTAATGCAGAGCCAACTTCAGAAAGTCGGTATCAAGACTAATCTTGTTGTTGTACAATCGGATGCAGCCAAAAAGATTCGTGATAGTGGCGATTTCGGAATGTTCCTTGTAGGACGCAATCTGCTTTTTGTTTCGGACCCTGATTACAATCTGAATGCAGACTACTTCTCTACTCTCACAGTAAAGCCGGGATGGGGAGCATATCATTACAATAACCCTGAAGTTGATAAACTTTTAACTCAGGGACGCCACGAATTTGATACTGACAAACGCAAAAAAATCTATGACAAGATTCAGGCTATCCTGCTTGAAGATGCTCCAATGGCATATCTGAATTACTATACCAACATAGATGCAGTAGGCCCTAATGTTAAAGGATACGTGATGCATCCTGTTGAGCAGTGCTTTCATCTTGAAAGAATTGAACTGAATTAG
- a CDS encoding ABC transporter permease, whose translation MFIFKSAILRVATLIPVLFGVSVATFLSLAMFPGDPAEIALVHLMETESPPQEAIMQMRDELGYNSSITVQYICWLTRALKGDLGYSIQSGQAVTTEVAQAIIPSLLLASTAILLTALIAIPLGTAAAVHAGKTIDKIALGISLVLSSIPDFFLAVIFIFIFSLHLHLVPVAGYGNWYNLILPAASLALINSSITARLMRTSMLQSLRGKYILTARAKGLSETVIIGRHALKNAFPPVLHYMGAQAGHMVGGAVVVESIFLWPGLGRLLVESVRSRDIFVVQGCILTIGTAYVLIIIITDLLNLLLDPRVEGTANV comes from the coding sequence GTGTTTATTTTTAAATCAGCTATTCTTAGAGTTGCGACGTTGATTCCCGTACTTTTCGGGGTCAGCGTCGCAACTTTCCTGTCTCTGGCAATGTTTCCGGGCGACCCTGCTGAAATTGCACTCGTCCATTTGATGGAAACAGAATCCCCGCCTCAAGAGGCAATTATGCAAATGCGGGATGAACTGGGTTACAACAGCTCTATTACTGTCCAGTATATCTGCTGGCTGACACGAGCATTAAAAGGAGACCTTGGATATTCAATTCAATCAGGGCAGGCAGTTACAACCGAAGTAGCGCAGGCAATAATCCCTTCCCTGCTCCTTGCTTCCACCGCAATACTGCTTACAGCACTGATTGCCATTCCATTAGGAACGGCTGCGGCAGTACATGCCGGAAAAACAATAGACAAAATCGCGCTGGGAATTTCGCTTGTTCTATCGTCAATACCGGACTTTTTTCTTGCTGTGATTTTTATCTTTATATTTTCACTGCACCTGCATCTTGTTCCCGTGGCCGGATACGGGAACTGGTATAACCTTATACTTCCGGCGGCCTCGCTGGCCCTGATTAACTCTTCTATTACAGCCCGCCTGATGCGAACCTCAATGCTGCAAAGTCTGCGGGGTAAATATATTCTTACAGCAAGGGCAAAAGGTTTAAGTGAAACTGTAATCATCGGGCGGCACGCACTGAAGAACGCATTTCCGCCAGTACTGCATTATATGGGGGCTCAAGCCGGACATATGGTCGGAGGGGCTGTTGTCGTTGAATCAATATTTCTCTGGCCCGGTCTGGGGCGGCTGCTTGTAGAATCGGTCCGATCCCGCGATATCTTTGTAGTGCAGGGCTGTATCCTTACCATCGGAACTGCCTACGTGCTGATCATCATTATCACGGATCTTTTAAACCTGTTACTGGACCCAAGAGTTGAAGGAACTGCCAATGTTTAA
- a CDS encoding ABC transporter permease encodes MFKPRFISKSFILGLLIISTIVAAGIAAPKIVPNNPLEQNLRHRLKGPDSTYPLGTDYLGRCVASRLIYAIRPSIGLALTVTIITSLIGMAVGITAGCFPRLDGLIMRITDCFFAFPGIVAALLCIAITGPGLTGLILAISIPGWPKFARVARSITRTAMNGLHVETVRAMGAGRIYIIRTCVLPKLWPQITTIATIGVSGKVTAIAGLGFLGLGIQPPTPEWGTMMSKGLPTLAIAPHIPLLAGLCIAVSAMGFTLAGEGLRDMLDPHCYKKALSSPQLEEI; translated from the coding sequence ATGTTTAAGCCTCGCTTCATCAGCAAGTCATTCATTCTAGGACTACTCATAATTTCAACAATCGTGGCGGCAGGCATTGCGGCACCTAAGATTGTTCCCAATAATCCATTAGAACAAAATCTCAGACATCGCCTGAAAGGACCGGACTCAACCTATCCCCTCGGAACTGATTATCTGGGAAGATGTGTAGCCAGCAGGCTTATTTATGCGATTCGTCCTTCTATAGGACTTGCGTTGACAGTTACAATAATCACTTCATTGATAGGTATGGCGGTAGGCATAACAGCGGGATGTTTTCCCAGACTGGACGGGCTGATCATGCGCATAACGGACTGTTTTTTTGCCTTTCCGGGAATTGTTGCAGCACTATTGTGCATTGCTATTACAGGACCGGGATTAACAGGGCTCATACTGGCAATATCTATCCCCGGATGGCCCAAATTCGCTCGGGTTGCCCGCAGTATAACCCGTACCGCCATGAACGGACTCCATGTTGAAACAGTGCGGGCAATGGGAGCAGGAAGAATATATATCATAAGGACTTGTGTCCTTCCTAAGCTCTGGCCCCAGATAACGACAATTGCAACCATAGGTGTCAGCGGAAAAGTAACTGCCATAGCAGGGCTTGGATTTCTGGGTCTTGGTATACAGCCCCCCACTCCCGAATGGGGAACAATGATGAGTAAAGGGCTCCCGACACTAGCAATAGCTCCTCACATTCCCCTTCTTGCGGGACTCTGCATTGCTGTTTCTGCAATGGGATTTACTCTTGCGGGTGAAGGTTTAAGGGATATGCTTGATCCGCATTGTTATAAGAAAGCTCTTTCGTCCCCACAGTTGGAGGAAATATAA
- a CDS encoding ABC transporter ATP-binding protein, whose translation MKNPSPLLEIKDLSIKFPSEAGVVSVVDDFNLSIGRFDHCCLLGESGCGKTVAALSILNLLPPSAVIEGEVLFNNRNLLDLEPAEIRQIRGKDIAIIFETPASCLNPVMSVGDQISEVIRRQGFTRKQARNGSEELLARTGVSDPKKRARQFPHQFSGGMLQRVMIAIALAAKPKLLIADEPTTALDPTVQIQIIELIQDVVNELSASLLLITHDLDVASELCGNVAAMYAGQIVETGPLHKVFKSPRHPYVQALMKTFDHNRFRPIGGSPPPLTCPPEGCRFHPRCPEAENLCSIQKPLMQNGVRCPR comes from the coding sequence ATGAAAAATCCTTCCCCGCTTCTTGAAATAAAGGATCTTTCAATAAAATTCCCATCGGAAGCAGGAGTTGTTTCGGTTGTTGATGATTTTAATCTTTCTATCGGCAGATTCGATCACTGCTGCCTGCTCGGTGAATCCGGTTGCGGCAAGACTGTAGCAGCCTTGTCTATACTGAACCTCCTGCCGCCTTCTGCGGTTATCGAAGGGGAAGTACTGTTTAACAACAGGAATTTACTTGATCTCGAACCTGCCGAAATAAGACAAATCCGCGGCAAAGATATTGCCATCATATTTGAAACTCCGGCATCCTGTCTTAACCCGGTTATGAGTGTGGGAGACCAGATTTCTGAGGTTATCAGACGGCAGGGATTCACCAGAAAACAAGCTCGCAATGGTTCAGAAGAACTACTCGCCAGAACCGGTGTTTCAGATCCTAAAAAACGGGCACGGCAATTTCCGCATCAATTTTCGGGAGGTATGCTTCAACGCGTAATGATCGCGATAGCCCTTGCTGCCAAGCCCAAACTGCTGATTGCGGACGAACCGACGACAGCCCTTGATCCGACAGTGCAGATACAAATTATCGAGCTTATTCAAGATGTAGTAAATGAACTGTCCGCGTCACTACTGCTCATTACTCATGATCTGGATGTTGCTTCGGAACTTTGTGGAAATGTTGCGGCAATGTACGCTGGACAAATCGTTGAAACAGGACCGTTGCATAAGGTGTTCAAGTCTCCCCGCCATCCATACGTGCAAGCCTTGATGAAGACATTTGATCATAACAGGTTCCGCCCAATCGGAGGCAGCCCTCCTCCGCTCACGTGTCCCCCTGAAGGATGCCGTTTTCATCCTCGATGCCCTGAAGCTGAAAATTTATGCTCAATCCAAAAGCCGCTAATGCAGAATGGTGTGCGATGTCCCAGATAG